Sequence from the Streptomyces puniciscabiei genome:
TTCAAGGAAATCCTTTTCTTCCCGTTACCGTCCTTCGCCCGCCCGGTAGGCGCCGGGCGGCACTCCGTGGCGTTCCCGGAAAACCCGGCTGAAGTGGAAGGGACTCCTGAATCCGGAGACCGCCGCCACGCGTTCCACCGTGAGGTCGGTGGCCTCCAGCAGCCGGGCCGCGTGCCGCAGCCGGGCCTCGCGCAGTGCCCGCATCGGGGACCGCCCGGTACGCACGGTGAACAGGTGGGCGAACCGGGAGGGGGACAGCGCGACGCTCTCGGCGAGCGAGCGGACGGTGTGCGGGGCGCCGGGGTCGGCGGCGATCAGCTCCTCGGCCCGGCGCACCCGGGCGTCGTCGTCCGGTGCGGGCGGCGGCGTCCGGGAACCGCCGGCGGCGAGCAGCACCACCTCCTCCAGCGCGCACAGGGCCAGTTCCCGCGCCAGGCTGCCGTGGGCCACCGCCACCGGGTCCGGCTCGCGCGGGGCGTCCTCGCGCGGGA
This genomic interval carries:
- a CDS encoding helix-turn-helix domain-containing protein; the protein is MPVPAEDLPVTAAAADPSPPPGLVVTGRYDQPPGYRVNRPRGSDSWLFTFTLGGRGLLRQGAARVRAGAGDLVVLAPGTGHRYAVAPGAGGWRFWWTHCQARPAWTIWLAPYAVSDGLYAVPSVPAALHGRVDAAFGRMLADARGPAEDIPREDAPREPDPVAVAHGSLARELALCALEEVVLLAAGGSRTPPPAPDDDARVRRAEELIAADPGAPHTVRSLAESVALSPSRFAHLFTVRTGRSPMRALREARLRHAARLLEATDLTVERVAAVSGFRSPFHFSRVFRERHGVPPGAYRAGEGR